One Oceanotoga teriensis genomic window, ACATATTTTTCAAAATTGTCGATATTTTTTTGAATTGAAGCACCGTTATTTAAAAAAAGTTCATCTATTTGCATAATTTTTTCCTCCTAAACTTTTTATGCCAATAATATTATAAGATATTCCTGTAAATACCAAGATATCAGATTTCTTAAAATTCACTTAAACTTTTATGATAGAATTAAAATAATTATAACATTGATTTATAAGGGGGTATTTAATATGGAAGATATTTTAAAGATTGAAAATTTTAAAAAATATTATAAGGATGTAAAAGCGGTTGATGGAATATCTTTGAGTATACAAAAAGGTAAAACTACTGCTATACTTGGCCCTAATGGCGCAGGTAAAACTACTACTGTTGAGACTTTAGAAGGCCTTAGAAAACCTACTATGGGGGATATATATTATTTTGGTGAAAAAGTTTTTGAGATAGACAGAAAAATAAAGGAAAGAATAGGAGTTCAACTTCAAAGTACTACTTTTTTTGACAATTTAACGGTTGAAGAAATTATAAGAGCTTTTGGTGGATTATATAAAAAAAGTATAGAAACAAATATTTTACTCAAAGATTTAAATCTTGAAGAAAAAAGAAAAGCGAGAATGAAAAATTTATCTGGTGGACAAAAGCAAAGAGTAGCACTTGCTTGTGCTATAGTTAATGATCCTGATATTATATTTTTAGATGAACCTACTACTGGATTAGATCCACAGGCAAGAAGAAATTTATGGGAACAGATTGATGATTTTAAAAAAAGAGGGAAAACAGTAGTTCTTACAACGCATTATATGGAAGAAGCAGAATTTCTTGCAGATTATATATATGTTATAGATCATGGTAAGATAATTGCTGAAGGAACTGTAGATAAACTTATAAAATCATTGAATATGAATTCATTAATAACTTTTGAAACTTTAGATTTTGATTCAAATATAGATTTATTTAATGGAGATTTAAAGAAAGTTGATGATGTTTATCAATATGAAACTGATGATGTTGAAAAATCTCTCATAAAGATTTTTGAATATTCAAAAGAAAAAAATTTTAAAATTGATAATTTAAAGGTTAGAAAACCAAATCTTGAAGATGTTTTTTTAACATTAACTGGAAGGTCATTAAGAGATTAGGAGTGATTTTATGA contains:
- a CDS encoding ABC transporter ATP-binding protein is translated as MEDILKIENFKKYYKDVKAVDGISLSIQKGKTTAILGPNGAGKTTTVETLEGLRKPTMGDIYYFGEKVFEIDRKIKERIGVQLQSTTFFDNLTVEEIIRAFGGLYKKSIETNILLKDLNLEEKRKARMKNLSGGQKQRVALACAIVNDPDIIFLDEPTTGLDPQARRNLWEQIDDFKKRGKTVVLTTHYMEEAEFLADYIYVIDHGKIIAEGTVDKLIKSLNMNSLITFETLDFDSNIDLFNGDLKKVDDVYQYETDDVEKSLIKIFEYSKEKNFKIDNLKVRKPNLEDVFLTLTGRSLRD